From Diospyros lotus cultivar Yz01 chromosome 4, ASM1463336v1, whole genome shotgun sequence, a single genomic window includes:
- the LOC127799380 gene encoding alcohol dehydrogenase 1-like isoform X2, whose product MGSNAGDRVIVCKAAVAWEAGKPLVLEDVEVAPPQKMEVRMKILYTSLCHTDVYFWEAKGQNPMFPRILGHEAGGIVESVGEGVTDLSVGDHVLPVFTGECKECAHCKSEESNMCELLRINRDRGVMLHDGKSRFSINGKPLYHFLGTSTFSEYTVVHAGCVAKINPLAPLDKVCLLSCGFCTGFGATVNVAKPKKGSTVAIFGLGAVGLSAAEGARISGASRIIGVDINPSRFEIAKKFGVTEFVNPKDHKKPVREVIAEMTNGGVDRSVECTGNVDAMISAFECVHDGWGVAVLVGVPHKEAVFKTHPMNLLNERTLKGTFYGNFKPRSDLPLVVEKYMNKELELEKFITHQVPFSEINKAFDYMLKGESLRCVIRMTE is encoded by the exons ATGGGAAGCAACGCTGGTGATCGAGTAATAGTTTGCAAAG CTGCTGTAGCATGGGAAGCGGGGAAGCCGTTAGTGCTAGAAGACGTGGAGGTGGCGCCGCCGCAGAAGATGGAGGTCAGGATGAAGATCCTGTACACCTCCCTCTGCCACACCGATGTTTACTTTTGGGAAGCCAAG GGTCAAAATCCTATGTTTCCTCGAATCCTTGGGCATGAGGCTGGTGGGATTGTGGAAAGCGTTGGGGAGGGAGTGACAGATCTTTCAGTAGGAGACCATGTCCTTCCAGTGTTCACAGGGGAGTGCAAAGAATGTGCGCACTGCAAATCAGAGGAAAGCAACATGTGTGAACTGCTAAGGATCAACAGAGATAGAGGGGTGATGCTTCATGATGGCAAGTCAAGGTTTTCCATCAATGGCAAGCCACTTTATCACTTTCTTGGGACATCCACTTTTAGTGAGTACACTGTTGTTCATGCTGGTTGCGTTGCCAAGATCAACCCCCTTGCTCCTCTAGACAAAGTTTGTCTTCTCAGCTGTGGATTCTGCAC AGGATTTGGTGCCACCGTGAATGTTGCCAAGCCAAAGAAGGGCTCAACAGTGGCTATTTTTGGATTGGGAGCTGTAGGTTTGTCG GCAGCAGAAGGAGCGAGAATTTCTGGGGCTTCGAGGATCATTGGTGTCGATATTAATCCCAGTAGATTTG aaataGCAAAGAAGTTCGGTGTGACAGAGTTTGTGAACCCCAAAGATCACAAGAAACCAGTTCGAG AGGTGATTGCTGAGATGACCAATGGGGGAGTTGATAGAAGTGTCGAATGCACTGGAAATGTTGATGCCATGATCTCAGCATTTGAGTGTGTCCATGAT GGTTGGGGTGTTGCTGTTCTTGTGGGTGTCCCTCACAAGGAGGCTGTGTTCAAGACACATCCTATGAATTTGTTGAATGAGAGGACACTGAAGGGGACCTTTTACGGGAACTTCAAGCCTCGCTCGGACCTGCCCCTTGTTGTGGAAAAATACATGAACAAG GAACTGGAATTGGAGAAGTTCATCACTCATCAAGTGCCATTCTCGGAGATCAACAAGGCCTTCGATTACATGCTTAAAGGGGAAAGCCTCCGATgcgtcattcgaatgacagaataG
- the LOC127799380 gene encoding alcohol dehydrogenase 1-like isoform X1 encodes MGSNAGDRVIVCKAAVAWEAGKPLVLEDVEVAPPQKMEVRMKILYTSLCHTDVYFWEAKGQNPMFPRILGHEAGGIVESVGEGVTDLSVGDHVLPVFTGECKECAHCKSEESNMCELLRINRDRGVMLHDGKSRFSINGKPLYHFLGTSTFSEYTVVHAGCVAKINPLAPLDKVCLLSCGFCTGFGATVNVAKPKKGSTVAIFGLGAVGLSAAEGARISGASRIIGVDINPSRFEPAKKFGVTEFVNPKDHKKPVREVIAEMTNGGVDRSVECTGNVDAMISAFECVHDGWGVAVLVGVPHKEAVFKTHPMNLLNERTLKGTFYGNFKPRSDLPLVVEKYMNKELELEKFITHQVPFSEINKAFDYMLKGESLRCVIRMTE; translated from the exons ATGGGAAGCAACGCTGGTGATCGAGTAATAGTTTGCAAAG CTGCTGTAGCATGGGAAGCGGGGAAGCCGTTAGTGCTAGAAGACGTGGAGGTGGCGCCGCCGCAGAAGATGGAGGTCAGGATGAAGATCCTGTACACCTCCCTCTGCCACACCGATGTTTACTTTTGGGAAGCCAAG GGTCAAAATCCTATGTTTCCTCGAATCCTTGGGCATGAGGCTGGTGGGATTGTGGAAAGCGTTGGGGAGGGAGTGACAGATCTTTCAGTAGGAGACCATGTCCTTCCAGTGTTCACAGGGGAGTGCAAAGAATGTGCGCACTGCAAATCAGAGGAAAGCAACATGTGTGAACTGCTAAGGATCAACAGAGATAGAGGGGTGATGCTTCATGATGGCAAGTCAAGGTTTTCCATCAATGGCAAGCCACTTTATCACTTTCTTGGGACATCCACTTTTAGTGAGTACACTGTTGTTCATGCTGGTTGCGTTGCCAAGATCAACCCCCTTGCTCCTCTAGACAAAGTTTGTCTTCTCAGCTGTGGATTCTGCAC AGGATTTGGTGCCACCGTGAATGTTGCCAAGCCAAAGAAGGGCTCAACAGTGGCTATTTTTGGATTGGGAGCTGTAGGTTTGTCG GCAGCAGAAGGAGCGAGAATTTCTGGGGCTTCGAGGATCATTGGTGTCGATATTAATCCCAGTAGATTTGAACC aGCAAAGAAGTTCGGTGTGACAGAGTTTGTGAACCCCAAAGATCACAAGAAACCAGTTCGAG AGGTGATTGCTGAGATGACCAATGGGGGAGTTGATAGAAGTGTCGAATGCACTGGAAATGTTGATGCCATGATCTCAGCATTTGAGTGTGTCCATGAT GGTTGGGGTGTTGCTGTTCTTGTGGGTGTCCCTCACAAGGAGGCTGTGTTCAAGACACATCCTATGAATTTGTTGAATGAGAGGACACTGAAGGGGACCTTTTACGGGAACTTCAAGCCTCGCTCGGACCTGCCCCTTGTTGTGGAAAAATACATGAACAAG GAACTGGAATTGGAGAAGTTCATCACTCATCAAGTGCCATTCTCGGAGATCAACAAGGCCTTCGATTACATGCTTAAAGGGGAAAGCCTCCGATgcgtcattcgaatgacagaataG